Sequence from the Apis mellifera strain DH4 unplaced genomic scaffold, Amel_HAv3.1 GroupUN_138, whole genome shotgun sequence genome:
CTGCATTATGTTTTCTTATGAAAATGGTAAAGGAAGTTTTGACTCTAGTTTTCTTAAATGTGTAAGTTTtccttaaatcataaaattaaaaattaaactctatatatattattggaataagacaaatattaatgtcaatgacttttatttaataaatatatcaatatattttttttcttttttataaggaaaaaattcatccAATATGCACACTGCCACTGCACACACTGTCAATGTACACAGGCAGCCTTAAAATGTTATGCAGAAGCACGACTGTTAATTTTAAGgctattctattctatcatCTTTAAACGTAATGAAACAAAGCAAGAAATTTGGTTACCAGATATAAGAACTTTTGGTCCAACGtgtatctaataatatataatgacaaatataatatataatataatgatagtaAAATACTAAATTTGGATTAAACATCCATCaggttaaaatattcatttttctctttcattagaaaattacAGAAAACAGACAGAATCTAACATCAgtatttttgttcttcttctatgattataataaacatatatttttacatatatttttatgctttttatGTTTGATTTGTGCATTTATCaaatacaatgataattttattttcagaagaatttaaagttgTGAATATTAATCtagatgaaaatgatttaagcATATCAAAAGAACATGAATATTAACGTATCATGTATCATAGGATGATAagataagaagataaaatgTTAAGGATTGATAAGaagattg
This genomic interval carries:
- the LOC102656085 gene encoding uncharacterized protein LOC102656085; this encodes MEYLKCIVYNIEPGKKRKFINKSTCKIITESTALCFLMKMVKEVLTLVFLNVKKFIQYAHCHCTHCQCTQAALKCYAEARLLILRLFYSIIFKRNETKQEIWLPDIRTFGPTCI